The following are encoded together in the bacterium genome:
- the xerD gene encoding site-specific tyrosine recombinase XerD, which yields MSDAPLPAELAGFLEHLSAVRGLSPRTIEAYRRDLLDFAARLGAGGGEKLAAVGEAEIERWLRAARAEGLASTTRARRLSALRSFLKYLRQEGTRDDDPARRIDGPKKRRPLPRVLSEGDVERLLAAPDALTPRGLRDRAMLETLYATGMRVSELCALRVRQLDLRRGLARIVGKGDRERIVPLGTQAVAALNAYIGGGRGALEPRGDTLFPGRAGGPMTRQAFWLNLRRHALAAGIDWSRISPHVLRHSFATHLVEHGADLRTVQTLLGHRDISTTEIYTHVARERLRSLYDAHHPRA from the coding sequence ATGAGCGACGCGCCGCTTCCGGCGGAGCTGGCCGGATTCCTCGAGCATCTCTCCGCGGTCCGCGGCCTCTCGCCGCGCACGATCGAGGCCTACCGCCGCGACCTGCTCGACTTCGCGGCGCGGCTCGGCGCGGGGGGCGGCGAGAAGCTGGCCGCGGTCGGCGAGGCGGAGATCGAGCGCTGGCTGCGGGCGGCGCGGGCCGAGGGGCTGGCGTCGACGACGCGCGCGCGGCGCCTTTCGGCGCTGCGCTCGTTCCTGAAGTACCTGCGGCAGGAGGGAACCCGCGACGACGATCCGGCGCGGCGGATCGACGGTCCGAAGAAGCGGCGTCCCTTGCCCCGCGTGCTGAGCGAGGGGGACGTCGAGCGGCTGCTCGCGGCGCCCGACGCGCTGACGCCGCGCGGGCTGCGCGACCGGGCGATGCTGGAGACGCTCTACGCCACCGGGATGCGCGTCTCGGAACTCTGCGCGCTGCGCGTGCGCCAGCTCGACCTGCGGCGCGGGCTCGCGCGGATCGTCGGCAAGGGGGACCGCGAGCGGATCGTGCCGCTCGGCACGCAGGCGGTCGCCGCGCTGAACGCCTACATCGGCGGCGGGCGGGGCGCCCTCGAGCCGCGCGGCGACACGCTGTTTCCGGGGCGCGCGGGCGGCCCGATGACGCGGCAGGCGTTCTGGCTGAACCTGCGCCGCCACGCGCTCGCCGCGGGGATCGACTGGTCGCGCATCTCGCCGCACGTGCTGCGGCACTCGTTCGCGACGCACCTCGTCGAGCACGGCGCCGACCTGCGCACGGTGCAGACGCTGCTCGGGCACCGCGACATCTCGACGACCGAGATCTACACCCACGTCGCGCGGGAGCGGCTCCGCTCGCTCTACGACGCGCACCACCCGCGGGCCTGA